A window from Solanum stenotomum isolate F172 chromosome 5, ASM1918654v1, whole genome shotgun sequence encodes these proteins:
- the LOC125863656 gene encoding uncharacterized mitochondrial protein AtMg00860-like has product MKKKYPIPLIAGLFNRIGQAKYFTKVDHKGYYQIHIADGDETQTTCVMRYGAFELLSNTFEEYVAHLRKVFQVLWENQLYINREKCEFAHSKVHFLGHVVSNGKLCMDEVKVRAIQEWEAPTKVTELSSFLCLVNYYHRFISGYSTKEAPLTNLPKKNNLWVWIEHCQKTFDQGLKTTMTEDLILALLDFTKIFEVHTDAFDFAIEGV; this is encoded by the exons atgaagaaaaaatatccaATTCCACTAATAGCTGGCCTATTTAATAGAATTGGACAAGCCAAGTACTTTACAAAGGTTGATCACAAAGGTTACTATCAGATTCACATTGCAGATGGAGATGAGACACAAACAACATGTGTGATGAGATATGGAGCCTTTGAGTTGTTG AGTAACACCTTTGAGGAGTATGTAGCGCATTTAAGGAAGGTTTTCCAAGTCTTGTGGGAGAATCAATTATACATCAATAGGGAGAAGTGTGAGTTTGCACATTCAAAAGTACACTTCTTAGGCCATGTCGTCAGCAATGGCAAGCTATGCATGGACGAGGTGAAGGTACGAGCTATCCAAGAGTGGGAGGCACCTACAAAGGTAACCGAGTTGAGCTCCTTCCTTTGTCTTGTTAACTACTATCATCGGTTCATCAGTGGATATTCAACCAAAGAAGCACCATTGACCAACTTGCCAAAGAAGAACAACTTATGGGTTTGGATTGAACATTGTCAAAAGACATTTGATCAAGGCCTTAAGACAACTATGACGGAGGACCTAATCTTGGCATTGCTCGACTTTACCAAGATATTCGAGGTACATACAGATGCTTTTGATTTTGCCATCGAAGGTGTTTGA